A part of Astyanax mexicanus isolate ESR-SI-001 chromosome 2, AstMex3_surface, whole genome shotgun sequence genomic DNA contains:
- the arl1 gene encoding ADP-ribosylation factor-like protein 1, which translates to MGGFFSSLFSGLFGTREMRILILGLDGAGKTTILYRLQVGEVVTTIPTIGFNVETVTYKNLKFQVWDLGGQTSIRPYWRCYYSNTDAVIYVVDSSDRDRMGISKSELVAMLEEEELKKAILVVFANKQDMEQAMTPTEVANSLGLPALKDRKWQIFKTSATKGTGLDEAMEWLVESLKSRQ; encoded by the exons atgg GGGGCTTCTTCTCCAGCTTGTTTTCAGGCCTTTTTGGCACAAGAGAGATGAGAATCCTTATCTTGGGCCTGGATGGCGCTGGAAAAACAACCATACTCTACAGACTGCAAGTTGGAGAAGTTGTTACTACAATTCCCA CCATTGGTTTCAACGTTGAGACAGTGACTTATAAGAATCTGAAGTTCCAAGTATGGGATCTTGGTGGACAGACAAGTATCAG ACCGTACTGGCGCTGCTACTACTCCAACACAGATGCTGTGATCTACGTTGTGGACAGCAGTGACCGTGATAGGATGGGTATCTCAAAGTCTGAGCTGGTGGCCATGTTGGAG GAGGAAGAGTTGAAAAAGGCCATCCTAGTGGTGTTTGCCAATAAGCAGGATATGGAGCAGGCTATGACTCCCACAGAGGTGGCCAATTCATTAGGCTTGCCTGCACTTAAAGACAGAAAGTGGCAGATTTTCAAAACATCTGCTACCAAAGGAACAGGTCTAGATGAGGCCATGGAATG GTTGGTGGAGTCACTGAAGAGCAGGCAGTAA